Proteins from one Hyperolius riggenbachi isolate aHypRig1 chromosome 2, aHypRig1.pri, whole genome shotgun sequence genomic window:
- the FAM222B gene encoding protein FAM222B isoform X1, producing the protein MNTGLQKWDTTQKMRSAQHPTPAELDAYAKTVANNPLTIKIFPNSVKVPQRKHIRRTVNGLDTSGQRYSPYPSQTNSKTGLLAIVKSPAKSVLKGFDGNRARLLPDSMMNPPSAPYVAPSTLIHPQGLSRPQQALQHAQALQHAQSMQQQTLSHSQSMPPGLQHPHSLSHPQTLQHPQGMPQGLQHSQGLQNTQSISQSQALQHQQSVQHTQSIPQPQALHHAQGIPQTMPRQQSMSQTLQHQQNLPQVLQHSQNMSQALQHTQGMQHPQNMGSQHTQGMSQQSSLQHPSGVTHQTLPHPSSNNLLQPGLHGARKMPDADAPPNVTVSTSTIPLSMAATLQQNRPPDLGSIVHQINQFCQARAGMGTTSVCEGQIANPSPISRNLLINASTRVSTHGIPMPSCVGSAVDHAAAAAISSAASGNVPMVNMSRVPSSYPGDMKPMSWNQHQLAHLQQMCGESAGPPGKHTQKDIAAQVFPGKQNYPQELCMSQSFGLKPPIDKPTPSPPVNGLPGTLPYTNGHYFQPLWNNILPTPNSDSSGSQDLTMPFHGAQAGGAPLDCAGGTHYRAVGGGSSNQNNVMQTMDYLSGADFQQSCFRDQSMAPLAKVQRPQMIRAPEPADSRSIHVQHPGYR; encoded by the coding sequence GGGATACTACACAGAAGATGAGATCTGCTCAGCATCCTACTCCAGCAGAATTGGATGCTTATGCTAAGACAGTTGCCAATAATCCCCTGACAATAAAAATCTTTCCAAACAGCGTCAAGGTTCCACAGAGAAAGCATATTCGCCGCACCGTGAACGGCCTAGACACGTCAGGGCAACGCTACAGTCCGTATCCATCGCAGACCAACTCAAAGACTGGTCTTCTTGCAATTGTCAAGTCTCCGGCTAAAAGTGTTCTGAAAGGCTTTGACGGGAACCGTGCCCGCCTCTTGCCAGACTCCATGATGAATCCCCCCTCTGCTCCATATGTTGCACCTAGCACTTTAATCCATCCTCAGGGGCTTTCCCGGCCCCAGCAAGCCCTACAGCATGCGCAGGCTCTGCAACACGCTCAGAGCATGCAACAGCAGACTTTGTCACATTCTCAGAGCATGCCACCTGGACTGCAGCATCCACACAGCCTGTCGCACCCTCAGACGTTGCAGCACCCTCAGGGCATGccgcaggggctgcagcattctcAGGGTCTGCAGAATACGCAGAGCATCTCCCAGTCACAGGCCCTTCAGCATCAACAAAGTGTGCAGCACACACAGAGTATACCACAGCCACAGGCACTGCATCATGCGCAGGGAATTCCACAAACCATGCCACGCCAGCAGAGCATGTCACAGACTCTGCAGCACCAACAGAACCTCCCTCAGGTCCTGCAGCACTCTCAGAATATGTCCCAAGCgctgcagcacacacagggaatgCAGCATCCACAGAACATGGGGTCACAGCATACGCAAGGCATGTCCCAACAGTCGTCCTTACAGCACCCCTCTGGCGTGACCCACCAGACTCTGCCACACCCTTCTTCTAACAACCTTCTGCAACCAGGCTTGCATGGAGCTCGAAAGATGCCTGATGCAGATGCCCCTCCGAATGTGACAGTGTCTACCTCAACCATCCCTCTTTCTATGGCCGCAACCTTGCAGCAAAATAGACCACCAGACCTTGGAAGCATTGTACATCAGATTAACCAGTTCTGCCAGGCTCGGGCTGGTATGGGCACTACCTCGGTGTGTGAGGGACAGATTGCCAACCCCAGCCCTATAAGTCGAAACCTGCTTATCAATGCAAGCACCAGGGTCTCTACTCATGGCATCCCCATGCCTTCCTGTGTTGGATCTGCTGTAGAccatgctgccgctgctgctatttCCTCTGCTGCCTCTGGGAATGTCCCTATGGTGAACATGAGCAGAGTTCCCTCGTCATACCCTGGTGATATGAAACCCATGTCATGGAACCAGCATCAGCTGGCACATCTGCAGCAAATGTGCGGCGAAAGTGCTGGACCTCCTGGGAAACACACTCAGAAAGATATTGCTGCCCAGGTCTTTCCTGGTAAACAGAACTACCCACAAGAACTGTGTATGAGCCAGTCTTTTGGCTTGAAACCCCCCATTGATAAACCTACCCCTTCCCCTCCTGTGAATGGCTTGCCGGGTACCCTGCCATATACTAACGGACATTATTTTCAGCCCCTATGGAATAACATTCTGCCTACTCCAAACAGTGACAGCTCGGGATCACAGGACCTCACCATGCCTTTCCATGGAGCGCAGGCAGGTGGTGCCCCCTTGGATTGTGCTGGTGGCACTCATTATAGAGCAGTCGGAGGAGGATCTTCCAACCAGAACAACGTGATGCAGACCATGGATTACCTGTCTGGAGCAGACTTTCAGCAGTCCTGCTTCAGAGATCAGAGCATGGCTCCCCTTGCAAAGGTTCAAAGACCCCAAATGATTAGAGCTCCTGAGCCAGCTGATAGTCGAAGTATTCATGTTCAACATCCAGGGTATAGGTAG
- the FAM222B gene encoding protein FAM222B isoform X2 translates to MRSAQHPTPAELDAYAKTVANNPLTIKIFPNSVKVPQRKHIRRTVNGLDTSGQRYSPYPSQTNSKTGLLAIVKSPAKSVLKGFDGNRARLLPDSMMNPPSAPYVAPSTLIHPQGLSRPQQALQHAQALQHAQSMQQQTLSHSQSMPPGLQHPHSLSHPQTLQHPQGMPQGLQHSQGLQNTQSISQSQALQHQQSVQHTQSIPQPQALHHAQGIPQTMPRQQSMSQTLQHQQNLPQVLQHSQNMSQALQHTQGMQHPQNMGSQHTQGMSQQSSLQHPSGVTHQTLPHPSSNNLLQPGLHGARKMPDADAPPNVTVSTSTIPLSMAATLQQNRPPDLGSIVHQINQFCQARAGMGTTSVCEGQIANPSPISRNLLINASTRVSTHGIPMPSCVGSAVDHAAAAAISSAASGNVPMVNMSRVPSSYPGDMKPMSWNQHQLAHLQQMCGESAGPPGKHTQKDIAAQVFPGKQNYPQELCMSQSFGLKPPIDKPTPSPPVNGLPGTLPYTNGHYFQPLWNNILPTPNSDSSGSQDLTMPFHGAQAGGAPLDCAGGTHYRAVGGGSSNQNNVMQTMDYLSGADFQQSCFRDQSMAPLAKVQRPQMIRAPEPADSRSIHVQHPGYR, encoded by the coding sequence ATGAGATCTGCTCAGCATCCTACTCCAGCAGAATTGGATGCTTATGCTAAGACAGTTGCCAATAATCCCCTGACAATAAAAATCTTTCCAAACAGCGTCAAGGTTCCACAGAGAAAGCATATTCGCCGCACCGTGAACGGCCTAGACACGTCAGGGCAACGCTACAGTCCGTATCCATCGCAGACCAACTCAAAGACTGGTCTTCTTGCAATTGTCAAGTCTCCGGCTAAAAGTGTTCTGAAAGGCTTTGACGGGAACCGTGCCCGCCTCTTGCCAGACTCCATGATGAATCCCCCCTCTGCTCCATATGTTGCACCTAGCACTTTAATCCATCCTCAGGGGCTTTCCCGGCCCCAGCAAGCCCTACAGCATGCGCAGGCTCTGCAACACGCTCAGAGCATGCAACAGCAGACTTTGTCACATTCTCAGAGCATGCCACCTGGACTGCAGCATCCACACAGCCTGTCGCACCCTCAGACGTTGCAGCACCCTCAGGGCATGccgcaggggctgcagcattctcAGGGTCTGCAGAATACGCAGAGCATCTCCCAGTCACAGGCCCTTCAGCATCAACAAAGTGTGCAGCACACACAGAGTATACCACAGCCACAGGCACTGCATCATGCGCAGGGAATTCCACAAACCATGCCACGCCAGCAGAGCATGTCACAGACTCTGCAGCACCAACAGAACCTCCCTCAGGTCCTGCAGCACTCTCAGAATATGTCCCAAGCgctgcagcacacacagggaatgCAGCATCCACAGAACATGGGGTCACAGCATACGCAAGGCATGTCCCAACAGTCGTCCTTACAGCACCCCTCTGGCGTGACCCACCAGACTCTGCCACACCCTTCTTCTAACAACCTTCTGCAACCAGGCTTGCATGGAGCTCGAAAGATGCCTGATGCAGATGCCCCTCCGAATGTGACAGTGTCTACCTCAACCATCCCTCTTTCTATGGCCGCAACCTTGCAGCAAAATAGACCACCAGACCTTGGAAGCATTGTACATCAGATTAACCAGTTCTGCCAGGCTCGGGCTGGTATGGGCACTACCTCGGTGTGTGAGGGACAGATTGCCAACCCCAGCCCTATAAGTCGAAACCTGCTTATCAATGCAAGCACCAGGGTCTCTACTCATGGCATCCCCATGCCTTCCTGTGTTGGATCTGCTGTAGAccatgctgccgctgctgctatttCCTCTGCTGCCTCTGGGAATGTCCCTATGGTGAACATGAGCAGAGTTCCCTCGTCATACCCTGGTGATATGAAACCCATGTCATGGAACCAGCATCAGCTGGCACATCTGCAGCAAATGTGCGGCGAAAGTGCTGGACCTCCTGGGAAACACACTCAGAAAGATATTGCTGCCCAGGTCTTTCCTGGTAAACAGAACTACCCACAAGAACTGTGTATGAGCCAGTCTTTTGGCTTGAAACCCCCCATTGATAAACCTACCCCTTCCCCTCCTGTGAATGGCTTGCCGGGTACCCTGCCATATACTAACGGACATTATTTTCAGCCCCTATGGAATAACATTCTGCCTACTCCAAACAGTGACAGCTCGGGATCACAGGACCTCACCATGCCTTTCCATGGAGCGCAGGCAGGTGGTGCCCCCTTGGATTGTGCTGGTGGCACTCATTATAGAGCAGTCGGAGGAGGATCTTCCAACCAGAACAACGTGATGCAGACCATGGATTACCTGTCTGGAGCAGACTTTCAGCAGTCCTGCTTCAGAGATCAGAGCATGGCTCCCCTTGCAAAGGTTCAAAGACCCCAAATGATTAGAGCTCCTGAGCCAGCTGATAGTCGAAGTATTCATGTTCAACATCCAGGGTATAGGTAG